The genome window GCAAAACATAATCAGACTCATTCACACCTGACTTGTCCGGGTTCTCAATTCTTTCCAGTGCGGCACCTTCAAAAGGCATAAATGTAACCTGCAGCGTGTCGTCCGCGTCCCGTTCGCCCCATGGGAAATCATCATCCATATTGAAAGTATACGGGAAAGTGATAAGGTGAAATTCTTCTTCTTCTTCCGGTGCTGGTATCACCTGCGCACCTGCATTACTGAACATATACATCGGTATAAGCAACCCGATAAACAGGCACTTAAATAGAACAGTATTTATTTTACTCATAGCAACCTCATTATTTCATCAATTCAATGTTTTCGTTGGGTAGTTTGTCAAATGTGCTCACAACCATACTGGCATATTAGCATCATTCACTAATGAAGTGTACAAACGTTCAGCTTAAAAAGCAATTTTTTTTCTTAAAAAAACAACAAATTTTCACCTGTATTGCGTTTCTATATCAGCGGTAGAACACTGCTTTTCAAATACAGCAGGAATAAATCCTGGATTGCCTCAATTCCTCTTTAACCTATCATTTTTGTTGAATTTTACTGCCAGAAAAGAAATATCAACCAATGTAAATCACACTCCCTGTAACATACAACGGGAAAGACTCACATTTCTTTTTCAGAAGAAAATAGGGCAAATTTATTGCAAAAAGTTTTTATAATGAGCATATTTCCTTTCAAACAAAACATAAGTTGCTTTTATAAAGCGTTAACTTATTTCTAGTAACTCTTTATAAAATAGAATCATAAAATAGAATCTCTCATTTAGCCAGACTCGACAGCATGAGCAATAATAAAACTTCTTCATCTCCACTTCTTGTGATCGTAGCATTGTTTTTTCTGACTCCCTTATCGTCATTAGCACAGGACTGGCAGTTGGTCTGGACTGATGAATTTGAAACCCAGGATCTTGACACAACAAAATGGGAATACATGTACGGAACAGGTTCCATGTACGGTCTAAACAGATGGGGTAATTACGAAGAACAGTATTACACCGACCGTGAAGAGAACATCTTTGTTGAAGATGGTAACCTTCATATTGTTGCCCGTGAGGAAAACCGTGGTGGGATGAATTATACCTCAGCTCGAATCCGGAGCAAGGGCAAGGCCGATTTTCGATATGGAAAGTTTGAAATCCGGGCAAAACTACCGGAGGGTCAAGGACTGTGGCCTGCCATCTGGATGCTGCCAACAGAAGAAGTTTATGGTGAGTGGCCTCAAAGCGGAGAGATCGATATAATGGAACTGATTGGTCACGAACCTGATGTTGTTCATGGTACTGTTCATTACGGTCCTCCTTGGCCCGACAATCAAAGCAGAGGTCATTACTATACCCTGAGTGAGGGAAAGTTCAGTGATGATTTTCACGTTTTTACTATTGAGTGGATGCCGGATCGAATCACCTGGTACGTGGATGATAATTTCTTCACGTTTGTGACACCAAGCAATTTAGAACCCCATAACTGGCCATTTGATGAGAAATTCCATCTCTTGTTGAATGTGGCGGTCGGCGGAATATGGCCTGGCAGCCCCGACGGAACAACCGAGTTTCCCCAGGAAATGATTGTTGATTGGATTCGTGTGTATCAGGATGCCGAGTTGACATCATCAGAAGCTGATGACCTGCAGGATATACCCTCACGTTTTGCATTGCACCAAAATCATCCTAATCCATTCAACCCGACGACCAATATTTCGTTTGATCTTCCTGAAGCCGAACATGTGAATATCCGGGTCTATGATATGCTTGGACGTCAGGTAGCCGTAGCTGCTAATGACAATTTCCAGGCGGG of Natronogracilivirga saccharolytica contains these proteins:
- a CDS encoding family 16 glycosylhydrolase codes for the protein MSNNKTSSSPLLVIVALFFLTPLSSLAQDWQLVWTDEFETQDLDTTKWEYMYGTGSMYGLNRWGNYEEQYYTDREENIFVEDGNLHIVAREENRGGMNYTSARIRSKGKADFRYGKFEIRAKLPEGQGLWPAIWMLPTEEVYGEWPQSGEIDIMELIGHEPDVVHGTVHYGPPWPDNQSRGHYYTLSEGKFSDDFHVFTIEWMPDRITWYVDDNFFTFVTPSNLEPHNWPFDEKFHLLLNVAVGGIWPGSPDGTTEFPQEMIVDWIRVYQDAELTSSEADDLQDIPSRFALHQNHPNPFNPTTNISFDLPEAEHVNIRVYDMLGRQVAVAANDNFQAGNHTISFDASSLSSGTYIYRIVTDSYQQSRTMQLIK